The following nucleotide sequence is from Anaerohalosphaeraceae bacterium.
AGACTTTTTTAAAACCCTTTGAGAGTATATTCATCCGCCAAACGTTTGTCCAGCAAGAGTTTTCTGATAAAAAATGTAAATTTTTCAAAAAAAAGCGGACTTTCTCTTTTCGGCCAAAGGACACAACTTCTTGCTTTTTTGTTCTTGACCCCAAAACCCTTTTGTGATATAGTACGTAGATACAGATTACGGGAGAAAACTCTTTGAGAATGCATAGTCCTTAATAAAAGGGCAGATTTAGCATAAAGCCGCAACGAGCGCGTCAGCGCTGTCCGTTGAAAATTCACTTTTTCTCTTCCCGGATGTCAGTCTATGCTTTTTCTCCATTCCCTTGGCGGGGAATGTGCATATTTAAAAAAGGAAAAAAGAACATAAACCTTTATTTTAGAAAGACTTATATATGAAAATACTGCCGTTTACAGCCGGGTTTGTACCGGGCCGTATGCTCACAAAAGACAACCTGTATGAGTGGTCGAGTAAAACGATGATTTGCATCGCCATCTCGACCATCGTCCTCGGCGCCTGGGCCCAGCGGGACCAAATCGAAGGAGTCCTCGATCGGCTTACGTCCCTTCAATGGGGAATTGCTTATCTGGCCGTCGCCCGCTCTCTCTTCGTAATCAACGTAGCAGCCCTCCTGTGGCGCTTCTATCTTGTCCTCTTTTATAAGCCCGCCCGGACGTGTACGGACAGCGAATTGCCGACCTGCACCGTCATCATTCCTGCTTACAATGAAGGCCGTCACGTAGCCGACACCATCGACAGTGTGGCGGCCAGCGATTATCCGACCGACAAACTCCAAATTATCGCCGTCGATGACGGCAGTGCTGACGACACATGGGAGTGGATTCAGCAGGCTGCCGCCCGACATCCTCATCTGGTCACGCCGCTTCGGCTCAAACGCAACAGCGGAAAGCGAAAAGCCCTGTACGAAGGTTTTATTCGGAGCAATGCGGAGATTTTGGTCACCATCGACAGCGACTCCCTCATTGAGAAAAACACGCTGCGCAATCTCGTCAGTCCTTTTATTACCCAAGCCAACGTCGGCGCTGTCGCCGGAAACGTTCGAGTGCTCAACCAGCATCAGGGACTGATTCCCAAGATGCTCGATGTTTCTTTTGCCTTCAGTTTTGATTTTATCCGCGCCAGCCAAAGCCAGGTTGACTCCGTCCTTTGCACCCCTGGCGCTCTGTCCGCCTATCGACGGGACCTCGTGATGAAGGTTCTGCGTGTATGGATGAATCAGCGCTTCCTCGGACAAAAATCCAACATTGGTGAAGACCGGGCGATGACCAACCTCATCCTCAAGCAGGGATTCGCGGTTAAGTTTCAGTCCAATGCCGTCGTCTTCACGCAGGTTCCCGTCCGCTACAAGGGCTTGTGCAAAATGTTCCTTCGGTGGGCCCGCAGCAATATCCGGGAAACAATCGTGATGGCCCGTTTTGTCTTCAAACCCTTCCGGACCAACCGCCTCGGAGCCCAGCTGAATTTCCTCCACAGCGTGGTCAACCTGTTCGGGGCAACTATTATGATTTTCGGCACGCTCGGCTGCCTCCTCTGGGAACCCCAGGCCTTTTTGGCCCAACTCCTTTTGGGGGCGGAGATGATGGCGATTATCCCCGGCACGTTTTATGCTCTCAAGTACCGCTCCAGCAACGCCCTCTGGGCCTTTGCTTATTCGCTTTTCTGGCTGGCCGGCCTTTTCTGGATCAGCCCCTATGCCCTCCTGACCGTCGGCAACAACAAATGGCTCACCCGCACCCTGCCCGCCCCCGGCACCGTCACCGCTGCAGCCGTCAGACAGCCCGTAAAACCCGCCGGCAGCCCTGTCAGCCGCACCCTTCTGCCCGTCTGAGTACGAGCACACGCGAGGGAACGAATAGCCGCTCCAAAAAGGCAACAGTCAACAAACCGCTTCCTGGCGCGTTCTGTATACACAGCGTCTGGGCAACAGAAGAGCTCCGTCTTAGACGTTTCTTTTGGAACATCCTGTTTGGATTGGGGAATTTGAGAAAGATATTGGGATTCAAATCTTTCTTTCCACTCCATTACATTCAGGCAAAATAGAAAAATCGGCGACAGGACAATTCGTTGCAAAATTCAATATTTTCTGTAACAATGGCGAGGATTGACCGTCTAAAGAGCGGGAATCTTGTTATCTGCGGTGCAAGCCGGCAACTTGAATCCAAAAAGGACTCTCAAACGTGAAAAAGAAACAGAAAGTTATCCTGTTTGTCGGGATTGGCTTGGTTCTTCTGATTTCCTGCTGCGGCCTTCTTTCCCATCAGATGAAAAAGAAGGCCCTGGCCAAAACGACGCTGAAGGTGCGCACGGAAGTCGTGAAACGGGGCGAACTGGTGGAAACAGTGAACGCCCCCGGCGACATTCAGCCCCGAACGAAGGTCGATATCAGCGCCAAGGTGTCAGCCCGCATCACAGAACTGCCCTACAAAGAAGGCGAAACCGTCACAGCAGGCAATCCAAACGCCGACCCGCCGATTCCGCCGTCCGTGCTGGTGCGTCTGGACGACCGGGATATGGTCAGCCGACTGAACAGCGCTGAAGCAACCTACGAGGCCCAAAAGGCCCAGATTGAGGTCGAAAAGGCCCGGATTTTCAGCCAGAAGGCCTCACTGGCGGGACAAAAGAGCCGCCTGGAGCAGGCCCGTCAGGACTTCGAACGCCAAAAGAAACTCTTCGAAAGTCAGGACATCAGCCAGTCCGCCTATGACCAGGCCCGGACATCTTTTGAAGAGCTGCAGGCCCAGGTTGAAGCCGCTGAAAAGAACCTGCAGGCCGCCCAGCTGAATCTGGTTGTGATGGAGCACAATCTGCGGGCGGCTCAGGCCCGTGTGGAGGAAGCCCGCGAAGCCCTCAGCTATACCACGATTACCGCTCCGATAGACGGCGTAATTACCCGCCTGAACGCCGAGGTCGGCGAGGTCGTGATGACCGGCACAATGAACAATCCCGGCACAGTGATTCTGACGGTAGCGGACCTGTCCCAAATGATTCTGAATGCACAGGTCGATGAAAGCAACATCGGGCGCGTCAAGGTCGGCCAGCCCGCCAAAGTTCACGTCCAGGCCTTCTGGGAAGAGGAGTTCAAGGGCACCGTGCACTCCATCGCCCTGACCAGCAGCCGCTCCACCACCACCGGCGCCAAATATTACGAAACCAAGATTCTGCTGGAAGGAGACGTGGGCAAATTGTACACAGGCCTGACGGCCGATGTGAACATCGAAGTCGCCCGCTATCAGGGTGTGCTGCTGGTGCCCAGCCAGGCGGTGCTCGAACGGCGAATCGATGATTTGCCGGAGGACGTCCGCAAAAATAACCCGCTGGTGGACCCCAAAAAATCATTTCTGACGGTGGTATTTCGCCTGATTGACGGCAAGACTCGAATTACACCCGTGCGCGTCGGCCCCAGCGACCTGCTCAATACCCTCATCGAGGCAGGACTGAACGAAGGCGACAAAATCATCGTCGGCCCCTATAAAATCCTCGAAACCCTTCAGAATGATATGCCTGCCGAAGAAATCGCCGAATCCCGAGAAGACGGCCATGACGCCTAATGATGTGCTGATTTCCCTCAAAAACATCCATCGCCGCTATCGCGTCGGCAGCGAAACAGTCCATGCCCTGCGAGGCGTCAATCTGCAGGTGCGGCGCAATGAATACGTGGCGATCATGGGCCACAGCGGTTCCGGCAAAAGCACCCTGATGAACATCCTCGGCTGTCTGGACCGGGCGGACGAAGGCACTTACGAGCTTAACGGCATCCTGACGACGGAAATGAGCGGAGCCCAGCTGGCCCAGATACGAAATGAACAGATCGGATTTGTGTTTCAGTCGTATGAGCTGCTGCCGCGGCTGAATGCCCTGAAAAACGTGGAGCTGCCTCTGCTGTATTCGAGGGTCGGTTTCCGGGCACGACGGCGAATGGCACAGGAGGCCCTCGAACGGGTGGGTCTGGCCGAACGAATGCACCATCGGCCCAACCAGCTCAGCGGCGGCGAAAAACAGCGTGTGGCCGTCGCCCGGGCACTCGTTGCCCGTCCCAGTCTGCTCCTGGCCGATGAGCCGACCGGCAACCTCGACACCCAGACCAGCCAGAGCATTATGGCCCTGTTTGAAACCCTTTATCAGCAGGGACAGACGATCATTCTGGTGACACACGAAGCGGATATCGCCTGTCATGCCCGGCGCATCGTTCGAATGCGGGATGGACAAATCATCAGCGACCTGCCGGTCGAGCAGGACCCCGCCTGGGCCCTGCTGCACCCGACGGGCTCTGTGCCTCAAAAGGAGAACCGATGAAGACGCTGCTGCTGACACCGCTGATTTTTCTGCGTCTGCTCCTCCAGAGCATCCTGCTGGCCTTAGGACAAATCTGGGTCAACAAAACCCGCGGTCTTCTGACAACGCTGGGCATTATTATCGGCGTGGCCTCTGTGACAGCGGTCGTGGCCGGGATGAACGGGATGAATGCGATGATTATGGAGAACTTTGAGTTCTTCGGCACCAAAAAAATCTTCCTCTGGCCCGAGCGGCCCCGTACCGGTGCCCAGAAAAACACCAACTGGTGGGAAATCCGCTTCCGTCCCGAGCAGTTTGAAGGCGTCCTGGAACACTGCCCCTCCGTCGAATATCTGACGCTGATGAGCCGAGTGGGCAATATGACCGCCCGCTACAAAGACCACACAGCGGAAAATGTGCAGGTGACCGGCGTTGAAGAAAGCTGGTTTAAGATTGAAAACCGCCCCATCAGCCGCGGCCGTCCTTTCTCTTATCTTGACCAGCGTCAGGCACGCCGGGTCTGTGTCATCCCGCAAAAACTCCAGGAAAAACTGTATCTGGACCGCGACTGCATCGGACAGACCATTCAGCTGGATTATCATACTTTTCTGATTATCGGCATCGTCGAAGAAAGGCCCCGGGCCTTTTTTGAAGGACAGGGAGACCGCATCGAAGTCTTTATCCCCTTCCAGACGGCCCAGTCGATTCGCGAATCCTGGATTGAGGCGATGGCCTCCTGCAAAAGCACAGATTTAGCCGAAGAGGCCAAGGCGGAACTGACCTTCTTTCTGCGGAAAATGCGGAAGGTGCCACCGGGAGAACCCAACAACTTCGGCGTCTTCTTTATGGAAAGTGAAGTCGCCAAAGTCCGTTCGATGATGGCCATGCTCAGTTTGGTGGCCGCGGCCATTGTGAGCATTTCCCTGGTGGTCGGCGGAATCGGGATTATGAATATTATGCTCGTATCCGTCTCAGAACGAACAAGAGAAATCGGCCTGCGAAAGGCCGTCGGGGCCAAGGCATCCGCTATTCTGATGCAGTTTCTGGTCGAAGCCGTCGTGCTCTGCCTGATTGGAGGATTGATTGGGCTGGGTCTGGGGCACCTGCTGGCCAAGCTCATTTCACAGACCGCCGGCTTTCTGGCCAAAGCCCAGGTCCCCGGCTGGGCAACCCTGCTGGCTGTGGGATTTTCCACCGCCGTCGGCATCTTTTTCGGAATGTTTCCGGCCGTCAAAGCGGCCCGTCTGAATCCTATTGAGGCCCTGCGTCATGAATAAAAAACACGCTCTGCTCGGATGGCTTGTCGGACTGTCTCTTCTTTTGCTCGGCTGCGATACAACTCCGGAACCGGTTTCGTTTTATGAAGCAAAGGCCAAGCCGGAAAAACTGCGACAAATTGAGCCGCTGATTCTTCCGGCGGCGGAACCCAACGAACAGCCCCAGCCCCCCGCTCCCCTGCCGGAGGAAATCCGGCTGACCCTCGAACAGTGCCGGGCCTGGGCACTGGAAAACAATCTCGGACTGAAGGCCGAACTGCTCAGTCCGACAATCGCCGCCGAAGCCCTCAGTGCTGAGGAGGCCAAATTTGAGGCATCGTTCTTCAGCCGCATTCAGTATTCCAAAACAGACCGTCCGGTCGGAACCGCCCTTTTTGTCCAGGGCTCCAGCACGGAATCAGCCACGGTGGATTTGGGCGTTCAGATGCCCCTGCAGACGGGCGGCACCCTGACGGTGGATTTGGTGGACAATCGAACTCTCACAAACCAGACTTCATTTTTCCTGAATCCTTCCTACTCCACCGGTCTGGCTTTCTCCATCAGCCAGCCGCTGCTTCGGAATGCCGGGCATCGAGCTTCTATGTACTCCATCCGTCTCCGCCGGTATGACCAGCAGATAGCCGAGGCCCGTACAAAACTGGAAGTCATTTCCGTACTGGCGGCGGCGGATCGGGCGTATTGGCGTCTGGCGGCGGCCCGCAAGGAACTGGAGGTCCGGCTTCAGCAGTATGACCTGGCCAAGGCTCAATTGGAACGGGCTCAGCGGATGGCGGCGGCAGGCCAGACAGCCGAAGTGGAAGTCCTTCGGGCTCAGGCCGGAATGGCCTCGCAGGCCGAGCAGATTATCTTAGCGGAAAACAACCTTCGGGCCCGTCAGCGGGAATTAAAAAGGATTGTCAATCAGCTGAATCTGCCGGTCCAATCACCCGTGCGGCTGATTCCGGCCACGGAACCGGATTTGGTTCGATACGAACTGGATACAAAAGATTTGGTCGCCAAAGCAATCGAAAACCGAATGGAGCTGCTGGAGATGGAACTCCAGATTGCCCGTCAGGTCAGCACGATTGACTATCTGAAAAATCAGGCCCTGCCGGTCGTCAACCTCGAATATACCTACAATATCAACGGCTTAGGCCCCACACGAAACGATTCCTACGATTTGCTTCAGGAAAATCGTTTTGCCGACCACCGATTAGGATTAACCCTGCTGATTCCGCTGGGCAATGAAGCCGCCAAAAGCAACCTGCGGGCCGCCTTTTATCAGCGGATGCAGCTGCTGGCCACCCAGGAAAACCGCAAGTCGCTCATTGAGATGGAAGTCCTGAACGCCGTCGATCAGGCACAGGCCAACTGGCAGCGGATTCTGGCCGCCCGCCAAAATGTTCTGCTGGAGGCCCGGCTGGTCGAAGCGGAAATCCGCCAGTTCGAAAACGGCCTTCGAACCTCGACCGATGTTCTGGAGGCCCAGGCCCGTCTGGCCAACGCCCAGAGTGCTGAGATTCGCGCCGTCACGGAATATCAAATCTCCCTGGTGGACCTGGCCTACGCAACCGGAACCCTCATGGGAGCCGCCAAGGTGGATTGGGAGCCCATCACCGTCCGCCGATAACTCTCCAAAAATTTCCGCTGTTCCGATAATCTGAACAGGTTTCCGGCCTGCCCTCATCCTCTTTTTTGGTTTTTTCAAAACAATTCTTCTTTCCCAAAAACCAGTAAATTATCGGACTCCTGAAAACTCTCCAGAAACGATTCCCAAAACCGCTGTTTTGCTTAAGAAGGAGGAAAGACCATCCGATACACATAGCGTCCAAAAAGGAGCCAAGGGCAAAACCTCCCCCTGTCAGCTTTCCTGGGCATTAAAAAGCGAGAGACAAAATTGAAGCGATGGAAAGGAATTTGCTGCTTTCTTCTGTGTACAGCGCTGGCTTGCACAGCCGCGGAAACGGAAGATTCCCCTTCAGCCCAGATGGACCTGTTTGAACTGCCGCTGGAGGCCCTGATGGAGATTGAAATCACCTCCTCCGCCCGCCGCCCCCAGTCCATCAACCGTGCCACGCGCGCCGTTTACATCATCACCGCCGAGGATATCCGGCAGGCCGGGCCGACCCGAATCGACGACCTGTTTCGTCTGGTTCCCGGAATGGATGTCTTTCAAACCAAAGGTCTTGTTTCAGCCGTCGGCAGCCGCGGCTATGTCAAATGGAACAATGAACGAATGCAGATTCTTCTGGACGGACGGCCCTTGTACGACCCCTATCTGGGCGGCGCCCTGTTTTACCTGCACCCGATTTTTCTGGAGGAAATCGAACGCATTGAAGTCATTCGCGGGTCCGCCGGTGTGGCCTGGGGCGTCAACGCGATGAACGGCGTCATCAACATCATCACCAAAAAAGCCGCCGACACACAGGGCGGACTCGTCTATGCCGCCGCCGGCAATAACGGCCTGCTTCACAGTTTCCTCCGATACGGCGGGACCGTAGACAATATTTCCTGGCGGGCCATGCTCGGACACCTGGCCAATGACGGATTTGTCCGGGAAAACGGACGCCGAGTGCCGGATGACTACAGCGCTTTCCTGAGCACCGGCCGGGCGGAAGTCCGATTATCAGAAGACTCGACCCTGACGCTCACAGGCGGACATCAAAACGCCTATTCCAATAACGAAACGCTGGACTATTTCAATCTCCAGTGGGAGAAACGGCTGGAGGACGGAAGCATCTGGCAGATACGCTGGACGGAAAGTTATATCTTCCGCGACAAATCCACCAATTATTACTCCGGCTCGAACAACTGGCTTTACAACCGGGCGGACATCCGCTCCCGAGAAGAAATCCTCGAAATCCAGCACAATTTCCAAACCGGCCGGCACAATATCGTCTGGGGAGCCGACTTTACACGGGATATCTACCGCAGCCATCCGCTGAATGACCAGAAGAATACTATTCCGGAGGATTTCGATAACAATCAGGGCAGCATCTTTCTCGAAGACGAAATCACACTGGCCGATACCCTCTGGCTGACGCTCGGCTGGCGCGGACACTACAACCAGCTGACCCATTTTGACTGGGCGGCCAACAGCGCTCTGGTCTGGGAGTTTATCCCCAAACATTTCCTCCGCGGAGCCGTCGCCCGCTCCTTCCGCCGACCGACCCTCTGGCAGATGTTCCGCTGCGGCCCGCTCAAATATGAAGGCCGACTGCGCGTCGAAGGAGAGGGCAATGACGAGCTGGATAACGAAACGATGATTTCCTATGAACTCGGTTATCGCGGTCAGTGGGCCGACAACCTGTCCGTTAACATCGAGGGATATCTCAATCAGGACAAGGATATGATGGCCCTTCGGAAAGGACTCCTTCAGGAATCTCAGCCGTGGCTGCCGGGCTCCGACTGGGTGGAACAAGACTGGTACAACCAGTGGGATAACGTATACAGTGTCACAACCTACGGCATCGAAAGCAGCATCGAATGGCAGCCGACCGCCTGGTGGCTCGTGCGGGGATTCCATACCTATCTCCATCAAACCAAACGCAATGAGCTGACCAACTGGCGCACCGGCGAAACCGGCATCATCTTAAGTCCCAAGCACCGGGTCGGCCTGACAAACCGCTTCAAACTGGATGAAGTCACCACGCTGAACACCCAGCTGTACTGGACCGACACCGCCACTCCATACCTCGAATACATCCCGGGCAAGCCCTTCTGGCGGCTGGATGTGCGTCTGTCCCGGCGGCTCTGGAACGACCGGGCGGAAATCGCTGTCGGGGGCATGAACCTGCTGGACCGCTCTCACCCCGAAGGCGGCTATGACTGGGCAACCGGCCGGTATAACGAGGTCCCACGGCAGCTGTATCTGGAGTTTTCCTGCCGCTTCTGACCGCCCGACACAGTCAGCAAAACAGCTTCTGCCGCAGGAAAAAACGCCCCGACTCATTCCTTGGACCAGATTCGCGTATTCAGATTCAGGTCCTCGACCACCCCCACCGCCAGCTGAATATCTCCACAATATTCCCGGAGGGTCTGGAAATCCAGCAGACTTCGAAAGAGTTTCGGCTCAAACAAAGGCCGGTCAAACCAAACAGCCAGATAGAGTTTGGAATCGACAAAAGACAAAAAGATTCGCCGCCCGGTCTTTTGGCGAAACTGAAGAATGCGTTCCATCAGAGAGGGGGAAAGAATATATCGGGCTTCAATCGGGTCCTGCCCATACACGACAAACTCTTTTTCAAACCGGGGGTCTTCGAGGACAATCAGGTTTGGACGAGCCGGATTCAGAGACTGGAGGGTTTTGCCGAAGCGTCCCAACAGTTTTTCCGCTGTATCCGGCAAAACAAAGGTTTTGGTGCGAAAATGCTTGGGAAAGTCGGCCATGAAAAAAAGACCGCGAAAAATCGTCTGAACAGTCGTCGTTTTGCCGCTCCTTTGGATATGCTGGGCCAAAATCTCCGAAAACTCAATGCGAGTCTTGCCGACTAGTCCCCAGACTCGATCATCTCCCTTATAAACGTTCGGCCTTGTCTGAAACAGTTCAGACCGAAGAAACTCCGCCTGGGCAATTTTCCCTTTGGGGTCATACTGCAGACCGGGCTCCAGAAAGCAGACCAGACGCCGGATAATCCGCTCCTTAAAATCCCTTTGATACCCCCACCCCAAAATCACCAAAAACCCGACGAAAAGAAACAGCATCACCAGCATCGGCACAATCACGGCTGCCGGCTCCTCCGTGGCTGCAAAGAAAGGGCCCGCTAAAAATAATCCGCCCCCCAGAAGCACACTCAAACCGATTGCCAGCCCTGCCAAAATCTGTCGACGCTTTTTCTCCAGAACCTTCAAATCCGGAAGAAGGGCCTGTTCATAAAAGGTCTTGACTTCCTCAAGAGTTTTCAACCTCACCTCTCCTGCTTATGTCTGCCCCAATGAGGCCTTCGGAACCACCCGCTCGGACGCCTCGATTTGAAAAAGTTCCTGACGCCGAAAACCGAACAGGGCCGCCAGCAGATTCGTCGGAAACATCTCCACAGCATTATTGTAATCGGTCACAGCGGCATTGAACGCACGCCGTGCCGCTGAAATCTGCTCTTCCAGCTCATTCAGGGTCCGCTGCAGATGCAGAAAATTCTCCGAGGCCTTCAGGTCCGGATACCGCTCCGCAACCCCGCGAACGACACCGACCAGCTGCGTCATCAGGTTGTCGAGGGTTACCTTCTGTTCTGTTGAAAGAGCCCCGCTCAACGCCTTTGCACGCAGTTCGCTGACTTTTTCGAACAGCTGCCGCTCGTGTTCGACATACCCTTTCACCGCCGCAACAAGGTTCGGCACAAGGTCCCAACGCTTTTTGAGCATTGCATCCATCGTCCCGAAGATGTTGCGGATTTGGTTGCGTTTGGAAACCAGAGAGTTATACCCCCCGATGACAAATATCCCGAGCCCAAGTACAGTCAGCCCCAGAATCCAGAAAAACATCTGCAGCTCCTTAATTGCTTCGAATCCCGAGAAACCATACCGACTTTTTCTGACTCCGTCAATAAAAAGAGGGGTTCTCCCCGGCGGCTGTTTCAAAAATCTTTGCTTTTTCCGGGCGAGTCTGATTCTTGTAAAATCCCTTTTTTTATGCTATAAGGGAAAGGACATCCGAGACTGATAAAAACATAACTTACGTATGGACGGGACCTTAGAATGAGTCAGACGCTCACTTACAAAATCCTGCAGCAGCATCTGGTTGAAGGAAAACTTCAGCCGGGCGAGCCCATCGGCATCCGTATCGACCAAACCCTCACCCAGGACGCCACGGGAACAACGGTTTTTTTGCTGTTTGAGTCCATGGGACTTGCCCGTGTCCGGACGGAGCTGTCCGTCAGTTATGTGGACCACAATATGGCGCAGTTCGGACCGGAAAATCACAATGACCATCTCTACCTGCAAAGCATCGCCCGCAAGGTGGGCGTCTATCACTCCCGTCCCGGCAACGGCATCTGCCATCAGGTTCATCTTGAACGGTTCGGCAGACCGGGGGCGACGCTGCTGGGCAGCGATTCCCACACCCCCACCTGCGGCGGACTGGGAATGCTGGCCATTGGTGCCGGCGGACTGGATGTCGCCTCCGCGATGGGCGGAGGGGCTTTTTATCTGACCTGTCCCAAAGTCATCGGCGTTCACCTGACCGGACGGCTTCCGGAGTGGGTCTCCAGCAAAGATATCATCCTCAAGCTGCTGAGCATTCTGACGACAAAAGGAAACGTGGACTGTGTGATTGAATATTTCGGGCCGGGCGTGCAGACGCTCACCGTCCCGCAGCGGGCCACCGTGACCAATATGGGCGCTGAACTGGGCGTGACAACCAGCATCTTCCCCAGCGACGAAATGACCGAACAATTTCTGGCCGCCCAGAATCGACCGCAGCATTACCGCCCGCTGGCCGCCGACCCGGATGCTCATTACGACCGCATCATTGAAATCAATCTGTCCAAACTGGTCCCGATGGCGGCCTGTCCCTCCTCACCGGACAATGTCGTACCCGTGGAGGAAATCGCCGGACGAAAAATTCATCAGGTCGTCATCGGCAGCTGCACCAACTCCAGTTATGCAGATTTGATGATTGCCGCCGAAATCCTCAAAGGGCGAAAAATCGACCCGTCGGTTGAGTTCGGCATCGCCCCCGGCAGCCGTCAGGTGCTTCAGATGATTACCCGCAGCGGGGCCTTGGCCGACCTGCTGGCCGCCGGCGCGCGGCTTCTGGAAAGTGCCTGCG
It contains:
- a CDS encoding LemA family protein, giving the protein MFFWILGLTVLGLGIFVIGGYNSLVSKRNQIRNIFGTMDAMLKKRWDLVPNLVAAVKGYVEHERQLFEKVSELRAKALSGALSTEQKVTLDNLMTQLVGVVRGVAERYPDLKASENFLHLQRTLNELEEQISAARRAFNAAVTDYNNAVEMFPTNLLAALFGFRRQELFQIEASERVVPKASLGQT
- a CDS encoding aconitate hydratase — protein: MSQTLTYKILQQHLVEGKLQPGEPIGIRIDQTLTQDATGTTVFLLFESMGLARVRTELSVSYVDHNMAQFGPENHNDHLYLQSIARKVGVYHSRPGNGICHQVHLERFGRPGATLLGSDSHTPTCGGLGMLAIGAGGLDVASAMGGGAFYLTCPKVIGVHLTGRLPEWVSSKDIILKLLSILTTKGNVDCVIEYFGPGVQTLTVPQRATVTNMGAELGVTTSIFPSDEMTEQFLAAQNRPQHYRPLAADPDAHYDRIIEINLSKLVPMAACPSSPDNVVPVEEIAGRKIHQVVIGSCTNSSYADLMIAAEILKGRKIDPSVEFGIAPGSRQVLQMITRSGALADLLAAGARLLESACGPCIGQGFSPGDGTVTLRTFNRNFAGRTGTKGDQCYLVSPETAAASAIMGEITDPRSLKEMIGLRYPTIKLPKEYLIDDSMIDPPLSPEEAVSAVVIRGPTIVVPESPKPLPETLTGQVLLKCGDKITTDHIMPAGAFLKYRSNVPEYSKYVFNSFNEEGKPTFAQRCLALKKQGLCGIVVAGESYGQGSSREHAALCPMYLGLRAVLAKSIERIHRANLINFAIVPIEFTDPADYDRIQMDDMLEIPDLTGAVRSANEVEIFNRTQGFSFKGRLVLSHRDREILLAAGLLNYAKKKAMPS